The sequence below is a genomic window from Deinococcus sp. Marseille-Q6407.
TTATGACGGCACCCGCTTCCACCGCGTGATTGACGGCTTCATGGCGCAGGGCGGCGATCCCCTCAGCGTGGACGAGTCCAAGAAAGCCGAATGGGGCTCCGGCGGCCCCGGCTATCAGTTCCCCGATGAGATTCGCCAGAACCTGACCTTCAACGAGCCGAACCTGCTGGCGATGGCGAACTCCGGTCCCGGCACCAACGGCAGCCAGTTCTTTATCACCTTTGCGCCCACCGACTTTCTGAACGGCCGCCACACCATTTTCGGCAAGGTGGTCAGCGGTCAGGAAACGCTCAGCAGCCTGACCCGCACCGCCACCAGCGACGGTGGCAGTGAAGCGCCCATCGAAGGCGCCGTGCCGGACAAACTGCTCAGCGTGCGGATTCTGACCAAGGCCAAATAAACCCAGCCTGGGCGCCGGGCCGCCGCCCGCTCCGGCTCAGCGCCGGGCCAGGGCGGCTTCGGCAGCGCGGAAGGTGGGTTCCCCGAACAGCACCAGCCGGGCTTCCAGCTCGGGGTGCTGTTCCAGCCCTGCCAGCAGCGCGCTCAGGGCGATGTCCAGGGCGCCTTCCAGCGGGTAGCCGTACACGCCCGCGCTGATCAGCGGAAAGGCCACGCTGTGGGCGCCGGCTTCGGCGGCCAGGTCCAGGCTCTGGCGGTAAGCCCCGGCCAGCTGCCCGGCTTCGCCGCGCCCGCCGCCGTGCCAGACCGGCCCCACCGCGTGAATCACCCAGCGCACGCCCCGCGCTTCCAGCCGGAAAGCCGGCGTGATGACGGCGGTGCCGGTGGGGGTGCCGCCGATGGGCCGCAGCGCCGCCAGCAGCTCGGGGCCGGCAGCGGCGTGAACGGCGCCGTCCACCCCGCCGCCTCCGCGCAGGCCACTGTTGGCGGCAGTGACAATGGCGTCGGCCGGCTGCCGGGTAATGTCGCCCTGCACCAGGCTCAGGCGGGCGCGGGCCGGGGTCATGAGGCCCTCCGGGTGCGCAGATGCTCGGCGGCGCCGGCCAGCTGCTGCTGCTCGGGGGAACGCTGCGCCGCCGGAATCAGGCGGCTGCGCTCGGCCTGCTGAATGCGGTGCAGGTCGGCCACCGCCCGCTCCAGATCGTCGTTGACGACCAGATAGTCGAACATGTCGCTCTGCTGCATCTCGGTGCCGGCGCGGGCCAGCCGCTTTTCAATCTTGTCGGGGCTCTCGGTGCCGCGTTCCACCAGCCG
It includes:
- a CDS encoding macro domain-containing protein, producing MTPARARLSLVQGDITRQPADAIVTAANSGLRGGGGVDGAVHAAAGPELLAALRPIGGTPTGTAVITPAFRLEARGVRWVIHAVGPVWHGGGRGEAGQLAGAYRQSLDLAAEAGAHSVAFPLISAGVYGYPLEGALDIALSALLAGLEQHPELEARLVLFGEPTFRAAEAALARR